One genomic segment of Sebastes fasciatus isolate fSebFas1 chromosome 17, fSebFas1.pri, whole genome shotgun sequence includes these proteins:
- the LOC141754157 gene encoding uncharacterized protein LOC141754157 — MNLWLSSHFLVAGLFLSSSALTPEECQPLVTPLSLADRSMIYGRMNFIAGYTDNEVYNAMGKFTQSYWMNITASPSSPNEVISTQQNKMNGTCFTSTVPITIDGNTATLPIANITTVFHLLPSCDGCLLMSFNITARNLNKMSQMLNVNSNITGEEINFRGVYLMARESTVKDSDMEHFKQQASCLGFSREPDFFYDPKNSFCAEGEGIKITF; from the exons ATGAATCTGTGGCTCAGCAGTCATTTCCTGGTAGCGGGGCTGTTTCTGAGCAGCTCGGCTCTGACACCTGAAGAATGCCAGCCCTTGGTCACGCCTTTGTCTCTGGCTGACCGCTCCATG ATTTACGGCAGGATGAACTTCATCGCGGGTTACACTGATAATGAAGTATATAACGCCATGGGGAAGTTTACCCAGAGCTACTGGATGAATATCACCGCATCACCATCCAGCCCAAATGAAGTTATTTCCACTCAGCAGAACAAGAT GAATGGAACCTGCTTTACCTCAACTGTCCCCATAACTATTGACGGCAACACTGCAACATTGCCAA TCGCCAACATCACCACTGTGTTCCACCTGCTGCCGAGTTGTGACGGCTGTCTGCTGATGAGCTTCAACATCACCGCCAGAAACCTTAACAAGATGTCACAAATGTTGAACGTCAACAGCAACATTACGGGGGAGGAGATCAACTTTCGTGGTGTTTATCTGATGG cCAGAGAGTCGACCGTGAAGGACTCGGACATGGAACACTTCAAGCAGCAGGCGAGCTGCCTCGGCTTCTCCAGAGAACCAGACTTCTTCTACGACCCCAAGAACA gttTCTGTGCTGAAGGCGAGGGCATTAAGATAACATTCTGA
- the LOC141754162 gene encoding uncharacterized protein LOC141754162, translated as MNLWLISHFLVAGLFLSSSALTPEECQPLVTPLSLADPSMMLGLSNFMAGYSDNKVYNAILKLTQSSSMNITESPSNPSEVVMSQKNRINGTCSASTSNVIFDGNTASVSIANVTSMFHLLPTCDGCMLFSINVTARNLDKLLHKIEFNHDVTEEEIHAHALYLMGPGSTLKDSDLEHFKQQASCFGFSGEPDFLYDPKNGLCAEGEGIKMTL; from the exons ATGAATCTGTGGCTCATCAGTCATTTCCTGGTAGCGGGGCTGTTTCTGAGCAGCTCGGCTCTGACACCTGAAGAATGCCAGCCCTTGGTCACGCCTTTGTCTCTGGCTGACCCCTCCATG ATGCTCGGCTTGTCGAACTTCATGGCGGGTTACAGCGATAATAAGGTATATAACGCCATCCTGAAGTTAACTCAGAGCTCCTCGATGAACATCACCGAGTCACCATCCAACCCCAGTGAAGTTGTTATGTCTCAGAAGAACAGGAT AAATGGAACCTGCTCGGCCTCAACGTCCAACGTTATTTTTGACGGCAACACTGCATCAGTGTCAA TCGCCAACGTCACCTCGATGTTCCACCTGCTGCCAACTTGTGACGGCTGTATGCTATTCAGCATCAACGTCACCGCCAGAAACCTCGACAAGTTACTTCACAAGATTGAATTCAACCACGACGTTACAGAGGAGGAGATCCATGCTCATGCTCTTTATCTGATGG gcCCCGGATCGACCCTGAAGGACTCAGACCTGGAACATTTCAAGCAGCAGGCGAGCTGCTTCGGCTTCTCCGGAGAACCAGACTTCCTCTACGACCCCAAGAACG GTTTGTGTGCTGAAGGCGAGGGCATTAAGATGACGCTCTGA
- the LOC141754158 gene encoding uncharacterized protein LOC141754158: MNLWLISHFLVAGLFLSSSALTPEECQPLVTPLSLADPSMMYGRMNFLASYTDNEEYNAMSKMGESSWANTTESPSSPNELIMSQLNTINGTCFASTVTVTIDGNTATLSIANITTVFHLLPSCDGCLLMSFNSTARNLNKMLQMLNVNSNITGEEINFRGVYLMARESTLKDSDMEHFKKQASCLGFSREPDFLYDPKNGFCAEGEGIKITF; encoded by the exons ATGAATCTGTGGCTCATCAGTCATTTCCTGGTAGCGGGGCTGTTTCTGAGCAGCTCGGCTCTGACACCTGAAGAATGCCAGCCCTTGGTCACGCCTTTGTCTCTGGCTGACCCCTCCATG ATGTACGGCAGGATGAACTTCCTTGCGAGTTACACTGATAATGAAGAATATAACGCCATGTCGAAGATGGGCGAGAGCTCCTGGGCGAATACCACCGAGTCACCATCCAGCCCCAACGAACTTATTATGAGTCAGCTGAACACGAT aaatgGAACCTGCTTTGCCTCAACTGTCACCGTAACTATTGACGGCAACACTGCAACATTGTCAA TCGCCAACATCACCACTGTGTTCCACCTGCTGCCGAGTTGTGACGGCTGTCTGCTGATGAGCTTCAACAGCACCGCCAGAAACCTTAACAAGATGTTACAAATGTTGAACGTCAACAGCAACATTACGGGGGAGGAGATCAACTTTCGTGGTGTTTATCTGATGG cCAGAGAGTCGACCCTGAAGGACTCGGACATGGAACACTTCAAGAAGCAGGCGAGCTGCCTCGGCTTCTCCAGAGAACCAGACTTCCTCTACGACCCCAAGAATG gttTCTGTGCTGAAGGCGAGGGCATTAAGATAACATTCTGA